A region from the Drosophila mauritiana strain mau12 chromosome 2L, ASM438214v1, whole genome shotgun sequence genome encodes:
- the LOC117135199 gene encoding mitogen-activated protein kinase-binding protein 1 isoform X4, with amino-acid sequence MFAPRNSSPVAIYGKEDVAAYEIKLKKVLGLTVCSNAALDVSPVSGLLAYPAGCTVVLFNAKRQTQAYLVNTSRKAFTSVAFSRCGRYVATGECGINPAIKVWELETPNGSLEHCSGGSVVAEFVDHKYAVTCVAFSPTGKYLVSVGSQHDMIVNVFDWRANLKMASNKISSKVAAVCFSEDGSYFVTVGNRHVKYWYLEGGRKYKDPIPLMGRSAILGDLRDNDFCAVACGKGICAESTYAITRQGHLVEFSSRRLLDKWVQCRTTNANCICVNERFILVGCAESIIRIFNAATLEYVTTLPRTHYLGVDVAQGIQINHIMSVPQQAKFPDCIAMVFDEQRSKVSCVYNDHSLYIWDLRDISRVGKSHSFLYHSTCIWGVETVPYNVEREPSQTLPEECFVTCSSDDTIRVWGLDGCTNNDIYRRNIYSKELLKIVYSDDELQFIKDQGSSLFDKAGNSSYDGRNGVRCIKISPELQHLASGDRCGNIRVYSLVNLRLLTTIEAHESEVLCLEYSNEKIERKLLASASRDRLIHVFDVAQNYLLLQTLDDHSSSITSIKFVGAGLNFQMISCGADKSIMFRSFQGNIFMRGTNTSGKTTLYDMEVDSNAKHILTACQDRNVRVYGTQNAKQTKTFKGSHSDEGSLIKLSLDPSGIYVATSCTDKTLAVYDYYSNECMARMYGHSELVTGLKFTNDCRHLISASGDGCIFIWQVPHDMIVTMQARMSQQRLRSGHAPLPRPLAPISPPDGIVLESPTSEIEQPQLQPKFGVAERFSDVGQLPQWAMRKAAADSDSGALSIPTPIGGSATVPGMHAASSMGNLSSSPSQQMTGLAPRARGRWAQRSTQLETADDLRSNSESPLGTVSSVGGHSGVNVQTSDYNSASSKDITYNQTYLSEDSSIDSGMETRRGELKFIGSSNNGTVVTVSSVSSMAVSASNGAMSTGSGAAQQRLQLPDKRLKPGLRFDTHTHDHDGDVEDISDGERTSSDHGMFYNNLAPSTPTDFKVTAMNEDELRKSVRRQKFEKSGLQLTPSALSGNGSLHTASTGTGTSDTEDEGSTPSAENAERSLASTLGGSSENLPQTSTNSFLHAALPEGPGLTTPMERGGSSRRSISAKHNTENGKSVAAPPTITKSYTSTKKEELLQVINKVKQQLENGTRKNGNTRLNAIAEVGHRPLRGSHSISDLSLAANLDGSRNAGGGPGRYTKPGNPKTLNPMPIEESSIRRACSLSDLHMGNFGKPGKSQNGTPQKPQVQHRNGNVSRSASKRNSLQGKTGLGASSNSMNVLNQGSDSEPEDSNRLRSASNGQGRSNGPIAANRQYSNKINNVNNNRRKTPNFSSATPMQDDSSSEETPNSTVNNKPIVPPRPRNLAFDHKSKLMINNSGSPGGNAKQRSGVTSTEDFEGTDPEAQVHNVINKLYTTTQAAMQLHANLKNTLLLKELENALIMSRNMLSSITNRQADKTNNGGGGLGVGGSGGLNHDQLNADNGDYLMMVNNCADLLSNLRTKHKPDDCENNS; translated from the exons ATGTTCGCCCCCCGAAACTCGTCGCCAGTTGCCATCTACGGCAAGGAGGATGTGGCAGCCTACGAG ATAAAACTCAAAAAGGTCCTGGGCCTCACCGTGTGCAGCAATGCGGCTCTGGATGTGTCCCCAGTCAGCGGCCTGCTGGCCTATCCAGCTGG CTGCACCGTGGTGCTCTTCAACGCGAAACGCCAGACACAGGCCTACCTGGTCAACACCTCCCGCAAAGCATTCACATCCGTGGCGTTCTCCCGGTGTGGTCGCTACGTGGCCACCGGGGAGTGTGGCATCAATCCGGCCATCAAGGTCTGGGAGCTGGAGACTCCGAACGGAAGTCTGGAGCACTGCAGCGGCGGCAGTGTTGTTGCGGAGTTTGTGGACCACAAATACGCCGTCACCTGTGTG GCCTTTTCGCCCACTGGCAAGTACCTGGTTTCGGTGGGCTCCCAGCACGACATGATTGTCAATGTGTTCGACTGGCGGGCCAACCTGAAGATGGCCTCGAATAAAATCAGCTCCAAGGTGGCTGCCGTGTGCTTTTCCGAGGATGGCAGCTACTTTGTGACCGTGGGCAATCGCCACGTAAAATACTGGTATCTGGAGGGCGGAAGAAAG TACAAGGATCCTATTCCCCTGATGGGTCGGAGCGCAATTCTGGGCGATTTGCGGGACAACGACTTTTGTGCGGTGGCGTGCGGCAAGGGGATATGTGCGGAGAGCACGTACGCCATCACGCGGCAAGGACACTTGGTGGAGTTCAGCTCCCGCCGCCTGCTCGACAAGTGGGTGCAGTGCCGCACCACCAATGCCAACTGTATCTGCGTGAATGAAAGGTTCATTCTCGTGGGCTGTGCGGAGTCCATCATCCGCATCTTCAATGCGGCCACGCTGGAATACGTGACCACTCTGCCCAGAACTCATTACCTGGGTGTGGATGTGGCCCAGGGCATCCAGATCAACCACATCATGTCGGTGCCACAGCAGGCCAAGTTCCCCGACTGCATTGCCATGGTGTTTGACGAACAGCGTTCGAAG GTGAGCTGCGTTTACAACGATCACTCTCTTTACATCTGGGATCTGCGCGACATCTCACGAGTGGGCAAGTCGCACTCGTTCCTTTATCACTCCACTTGCATCTGGGGCGTGGAGACAGTGCCATATAACGTAGAGCGGGAGCCATCGCAAACCCTTCCAGAGGAATGCTTCGTCACCTGCTCCTCGGACGACACGATCCGTGTCTGGGGATTGGACGGATGCACCAACAACGATATCTATCGGAGGAACATCTACTCCAAGGAGCTGCTGAAGATCGTCTACAGCGACGATGAACTGCAGTTTATCAAGGATCAGGGTTCATCTCTGTTCGACAAAGCTGGAAACTCCTCCTACGATGGAAGGAATGGAGTGCGGTGCATCAAGATCAGTCCGGAACTGCAGCACTTGGCCAGTGGAGATCGTTGCGGCAACATACGCGTGTACAGTCTGGTCAATCTGCGCCTGCTCACCACCATCGAAGCCCATGAGTCTGAGGTGCTTTGCTTGGAGTATTCCAATGAGAAGATCGAACGAAAGTTGTTAGCCAGTGCCAGTAGGGATCGACTGATCCATGTTTTCGACGTGGCGCAGAATTATCTACTGCTACAAACGCTGGACGATCACAGCTCCTCCATCACCTCCATTAAGTTTGTGGGTGCAGGACTCAACTTCCAGATGATCAGTTGTGGCGCCGACAAATCTATTATGTTTAGGAGTTTTCAG GGAAATATCTTCATGAGGGGCACCAACACCTCAGGAAAGACGACGTTGTACGACATGGAGGTGGACTCGAATGCCAAGCACATTTTGACCGCCTGCCAGGATCGCAACGTGCGGGTTTACGGAACCCAGAATGCCAAGCAAACAAAGACCTTCAAGGGCTCCCATTCAGACGAAGGAAGTCTGATCAAACTCAGTCTCGATCCCAGTGGCATCTATGTTGCCACTTCCTGCACTGATAAAACGCTTGCTGTTTATGATTACTACTCCAATGAGTGCATGGCAAGGATGTACGGTCACAGCGAGTTGGTCACGGGACTCAAGTTCACCAACGATTGCAGACATTTAATTTCCGCAAGTGGCGACGGTTGCATTTTCATATGGCAAGTGCCACACGATATGATAGTGACCATGCAGGCCAGGATGTCGCAACAGCGTCTCAGATCTGGACATGCTCCATTGCCGCGACCCTTGGCTCCCATTTCGCCACCGGATGGTATTGTCCTGGAATCGCCTACCAGTGAAATAGAGCAACCGCAATTGCAGCCCAAGTTTGGAGTGGCCGAAAGGTTTTCCGATGTGGGTCAACTGCCTCAGTGGGCGATGCGAAAAGCAGCAGCCGATTCGGATAGTGGGGCCTTGTCCATACCCACGCCCATTGGTGGATCTGCGACTGTGCCTGGCATGCATGCTGCTTCATCGATGGGAAATCTAAGCTCATCGCCCAGTCAACAGATGACAGGACTGGCACCCCGGGCCAGGGGAAGATGGGCCCAGAGGAGCACTCAGTTGGAAACGGCCGATGACCTGCGTTCCAACTCCGAAAGTCCTCTGGGAACCGTTTCGTCTGTAGGTGGTCACAGCGGTGTAAATGTCCAGACCTCTGATTACAATAGTGCCTCTTCCAAGGACATTACGTACAATCAAACCTACTTGAGTGAGGACTCCTCCATCGATTCTGGAATGGAGACGCGAAGGGGCGAACTCAAGTTCattggcagcagcaacaacggaACGGTGGTCACTGTGTCCTCCGTTTCCTCGATGGCTGTTTCTGCCTCCAATGGTGCCATGTCGACGGGTTCTGGAGCTGCCCAACAGCGTCTACAGTTGCCGGATAAACGGTTAAAGCCGGGTCTGCGATTCGATACCCATACCCATGATCACGATGGCGATGTGGAGGACATATCCGATGGAGAGAGAACTAGCTCCGATCACGGAATGTTCTACAACAACCTCGCGCCCAGCACGCCAAC AGATTTCAAGGTGACGGCCATGAACGAGGATGAGCTGCGCAAATCGGTGCGCCGTCAGAAGTTTGAAAAGTCCGGCCTTCAGCTTACCCCTTCGGCTCtcagcggaaacggaagtttGCATACTGCGAGCACCGGAACTGGGACCTCCGATACCGAAGACGAAGGCTCCACGCCCAGTGCCGAAAATGCCGAGCGGTCGCTGGCCTCGACGTTGGGTGGCAGCTCGGAAAATCTGCCCCAGACCAGCACCAACAGCTTCCTGCACGCCGCCTTGCCGGAGGGACCGGGACTAACAACGCCAATGGAAAGGGGTGGCAGCA GTCGCCGCAGCATCAGCGCCAAGCACAATACGGAGAATGGGAAAAGCGTGGCCGCGCCGCCCACCATCACCAAGTCGTATACAAGCACCAAAAaggaggagctgctgcagGTCATCAACAAGGTCAAGCAGCAGCTGGAGAAT GGTACGCGAAAAAATGGCAACACACGGTTGAATGCTATAGCTGAG GTAGGCCATAGACCCCTCCGGGGAAGCCATAGCATATCGGACCTGAGTCTGGCAGCCAACTTGGATGGATCGAGGAATGCGGGCGGAGGACCAGGACGTTACACGAAGCCAG GCAATCCCAAAACGCTCAATCCCATGCCCATCGAGGAGTCCTCCATACGCCGCGCCTGCTCGCTGAGCGACCTGCACATGGGCAACTTTGGCAAGC CTGGAAAATCGCAGAATGGCACTCCACAGAAGCCGCAGGTCCAGCACCGAAATGGAAACGTCTCGCGATCGGCCAGCAAAAGGAACAGTTTGCAGGGCAAAACTGGGCTGGGTGCCTCCAGCAACTCCATGAACGTTCTCAATCAGGGC AGCGACTCGGAACCCGAGGACAGCAACCGCTTGCGAAGTGCCAGCAACGGGCAGGGACGCAGCAACGGACCCATTG CTGCGAATCGCCAGTACAGCAACAAGATTAACAATGTTAACAACAATCGGCGAAAGACGCCAAACTTTAGCAGTG CCACGCCCATGCAGGACGACTCCAGCTCCGAGGAGACGCCCAATAGCACTGTCAACAACAAGCCCATTGTGCCACCAAGGCCTAGGAACCTGGCCTTTGATCACAAAAGCAAACTGATGATCAACAACAGTGGCAGCCCCGGCGGAAATGCCAAGCAGAGGAGCGGAGTGACTTCCACTGAGGATTTCGAGGGCACAGATC CTGAAGCCCAAGTACACAATGTGATCAATAAACTTTATACAACCACACAAGCAGCTATGCAGCTGCATGCGAATCTGAAGAATACGCTGCTGCTGAAGGAACTGGAGAACGCCCTGATCATGTCCAGGAATATGCTAAGCAGCATCACCAATCG ACAAGCGGATAAGACGAACAACGGAGGCGGGGGATTAGGAGTGGGTGGTAGTGGGGGATTGAaccacgatcagctgaacgCTGACAACGGAGACTATCTGATGATGGTCAACAACTGTGCCGATCTTTTGAGCAATTTACGCACGAAGCACAAACCCGATGACTGTGAGAATAACTCCTAG
- the LOC117135199 gene encoding mitogen-activated protein kinase-binding protein 1 isoform X6 produces MFAPRNSSPVAIYGKEDVAAYEIKLKKVLGLTVCSNAALDVSPVSGLLAYPAGCTVVLFNAKRQTQAYLVNTSRKAFTSVAFSRCGRYVATGECGINPAIKVWELETPNGSLEHCSGGSVVAEFVDHKYAVTCVAFSPTGKYLVSVGSQHDMIVNVFDWRANLKMASNKISSKVAAVCFSEDGSYFVTVGNRHVKYWYLEGGRKYKDPIPLMGRSAILGDLRDNDFCAVACGKGICAESTYAITRQGHLVEFSSRRLLDKWVQCRTTNANCICVNERFILVGCAESIIRIFNAATLEYVTTLPRTHYLGVDVAQGIQINHIMSVPQQAKFPDCIAMVFDEQRSKVSCVYNDHSLYIWDLRDISRVGKSHSFLYHSTCIWGVETVPYNVEREPSQTLPEECFVTCSSDDTIRVWGLDGCTNNDIYRRNIYSKELLKIVYSDDELQFIKDQGSSLFDKAGNSSYDGRNGVRCIKISPELQHLASGDRCGNIRVYSLVNLRLLTTIEAHESEVLCLEYSNEKIERKLLASASRDRLIHVFDVAQNYLLLQTLDDHSSSITSIKFVGAGLNFQMISCGADKSIMFRSFQGNIFMRGTNTSGKTTLYDMEVDSNAKHILTACQDRNVRVYGTQNAKQTKTFKGSHSDEGSLIKLSLDPSGIYVATSCTDKTLAVYDYYSNECMARMYGHSELVTGLKFTNDCRHLISASGDGCIFIWQVPHDMIVTMQARMSQQRLRSGHAPLPRPLAPISPPDGIVLESPTSEIEQPQLQPKFGVAERFSDVGQLPQWAMRKAAADSDSGALSIPTPIGGSATVPGMHAASSMGNLSSSPSQQMTGLAPRARGRWAQRSTQLETADDLRSNSESPLGTVSSVGGHSGVNVQTSDYNSASSKDITYNQTYLSEDSSIDSGMETRRGELKFIGSSNNGTVVTVSSVSSMAVSASNGAMSTGSGAAQQRLQLPDKRLKPGLRFDTHTHDHDGDVEDISDGERTSSDHGMFYNNLAPSTPTDFKVTAMNEDELRKSVRRQKFEKSGLQLTPSALSGNGSLHTASTGTGTSDTEDEGSTPSAENAERSLASTLGGSSENLPQTSTNSFLHAALPEGPGLTTPMERGGSSRRSISAKHNTENGKSVAAPPTITKSYTSTKKEELLQVINKVKQQLENVGHRPLRGSHSISDLSLAANLDGSRNAGGGPGRYTKPGNPKTLNPMPIEESSIRRACSLSDLHMGNFGKPGKSQNGTPQKPQVQHRNGNVSRSASKRNSLQGKTGLGASSNSMNVLNQGSDSEPEDSNRLRSASNGQGRSNGPIAANRQYSNKINNVNNNRRKTPNFSSATPMQDDSSSEETPNSTVNNKPIVPPRPRNLAFDHKSKLMINNSGSPGGNAKQRSGVTSTEDFEGTDPEAQVHNVINKLYTTTQAAMQLHANLKNTLLLKELENALIMSRNMLSSITNRQADKTNNGGGGLGVGGSGGLNHDQLNADNGDYLMMVNNCADLLSNLRTKHKPDDCENNS; encoded by the exons ATGTTCGCCCCCCGAAACTCGTCGCCAGTTGCCATCTACGGCAAGGAGGATGTGGCAGCCTACGAG ATAAAACTCAAAAAGGTCCTGGGCCTCACCGTGTGCAGCAATGCGGCTCTGGATGTGTCCCCAGTCAGCGGCCTGCTGGCCTATCCAGCTGG CTGCACCGTGGTGCTCTTCAACGCGAAACGCCAGACACAGGCCTACCTGGTCAACACCTCCCGCAAAGCATTCACATCCGTGGCGTTCTCCCGGTGTGGTCGCTACGTGGCCACCGGGGAGTGTGGCATCAATCCGGCCATCAAGGTCTGGGAGCTGGAGACTCCGAACGGAAGTCTGGAGCACTGCAGCGGCGGCAGTGTTGTTGCGGAGTTTGTGGACCACAAATACGCCGTCACCTGTGTG GCCTTTTCGCCCACTGGCAAGTACCTGGTTTCGGTGGGCTCCCAGCACGACATGATTGTCAATGTGTTCGACTGGCGGGCCAACCTGAAGATGGCCTCGAATAAAATCAGCTCCAAGGTGGCTGCCGTGTGCTTTTCCGAGGATGGCAGCTACTTTGTGACCGTGGGCAATCGCCACGTAAAATACTGGTATCTGGAGGGCGGAAGAAAG TACAAGGATCCTATTCCCCTGATGGGTCGGAGCGCAATTCTGGGCGATTTGCGGGACAACGACTTTTGTGCGGTGGCGTGCGGCAAGGGGATATGTGCGGAGAGCACGTACGCCATCACGCGGCAAGGACACTTGGTGGAGTTCAGCTCCCGCCGCCTGCTCGACAAGTGGGTGCAGTGCCGCACCACCAATGCCAACTGTATCTGCGTGAATGAAAGGTTCATTCTCGTGGGCTGTGCGGAGTCCATCATCCGCATCTTCAATGCGGCCACGCTGGAATACGTGACCACTCTGCCCAGAACTCATTACCTGGGTGTGGATGTGGCCCAGGGCATCCAGATCAACCACATCATGTCGGTGCCACAGCAGGCCAAGTTCCCCGACTGCATTGCCATGGTGTTTGACGAACAGCGTTCGAAG GTGAGCTGCGTTTACAACGATCACTCTCTTTACATCTGGGATCTGCGCGACATCTCACGAGTGGGCAAGTCGCACTCGTTCCTTTATCACTCCACTTGCATCTGGGGCGTGGAGACAGTGCCATATAACGTAGAGCGGGAGCCATCGCAAACCCTTCCAGAGGAATGCTTCGTCACCTGCTCCTCGGACGACACGATCCGTGTCTGGGGATTGGACGGATGCACCAACAACGATATCTATCGGAGGAACATCTACTCCAAGGAGCTGCTGAAGATCGTCTACAGCGACGATGAACTGCAGTTTATCAAGGATCAGGGTTCATCTCTGTTCGACAAAGCTGGAAACTCCTCCTACGATGGAAGGAATGGAGTGCGGTGCATCAAGATCAGTCCGGAACTGCAGCACTTGGCCAGTGGAGATCGTTGCGGCAACATACGCGTGTACAGTCTGGTCAATCTGCGCCTGCTCACCACCATCGAAGCCCATGAGTCTGAGGTGCTTTGCTTGGAGTATTCCAATGAGAAGATCGAACGAAAGTTGTTAGCCAGTGCCAGTAGGGATCGACTGATCCATGTTTTCGACGTGGCGCAGAATTATCTACTGCTACAAACGCTGGACGATCACAGCTCCTCCATCACCTCCATTAAGTTTGTGGGTGCAGGACTCAACTTCCAGATGATCAGTTGTGGCGCCGACAAATCTATTATGTTTAGGAGTTTTCAG GGAAATATCTTCATGAGGGGCACCAACACCTCAGGAAAGACGACGTTGTACGACATGGAGGTGGACTCGAATGCCAAGCACATTTTGACCGCCTGCCAGGATCGCAACGTGCGGGTTTACGGAACCCAGAATGCCAAGCAAACAAAGACCTTCAAGGGCTCCCATTCAGACGAAGGAAGTCTGATCAAACTCAGTCTCGATCCCAGTGGCATCTATGTTGCCACTTCCTGCACTGATAAAACGCTTGCTGTTTATGATTACTACTCCAATGAGTGCATGGCAAGGATGTACGGTCACAGCGAGTTGGTCACGGGACTCAAGTTCACCAACGATTGCAGACATTTAATTTCCGCAAGTGGCGACGGTTGCATTTTCATATGGCAAGTGCCACACGATATGATAGTGACCATGCAGGCCAGGATGTCGCAACAGCGTCTCAGATCTGGACATGCTCCATTGCCGCGACCCTTGGCTCCCATTTCGCCACCGGATGGTATTGTCCTGGAATCGCCTACCAGTGAAATAGAGCAACCGCAATTGCAGCCCAAGTTTGGAGTGGCCGAAAGGTTTTCCGATGTGGGTCAACTGCCTCAGTGGGCGATGCGAAAAGCAGCAGCCGATTCGGATAGTGGGGCCTTGTCCATACCCACGCCCATTGGTGGATCTGCGACTGTGCCTGGCATGCATGCTGCTTCATCGATGGGAAATCTAAGCTCATCGCCCAGTCAACAGATGACAGGACTGGCACCCCGGGCCAGGGGAAGATGGGCCCAGAGGAGCACTCAGTTGGAAACGGCCGATGACCTGCGTTCCAACTCCGAAAGTCCTCTGGGAACCGTTTCGTCTGTAGGTGGTCACAGCGGTGTAAATGTCCAGACCTCTGATTACAATAGTGCCTCTTCCAAGGACATTACGTACAATCAAACCTACTTGAGTGAGGACTCCTCCATCGATTCTGGAATGGAGACGCGAAGGGGCGAACTCAAGTTCattggcagcagcaacaacggaACGGTGGTCACTGTGTCCTCCGTTTCCTCGATGGCTGTTTCTGCCTCCAATGGTGCCATGTCGACGGGTTCTGGAGCTGCCCAACAGCGTCTACAGTTGCCGGATAAACGGTTAAAGCCGGGTCTGCGATTCGATACCCATACCCATGATCACGATGGCGATGTGGAGGACATATCCGATGGAGAGAGAACTAGCTCCGATCACGGAATGTTCTACAACAACCTCGCGCCCAGCACGCCAAC AGATTTCAAGGTGACGGCCATGAACGAGGATGAGCTGCGCAAATCGGTGCGCCGTCAGAAGTTTGAAAAGTCCGGCCTTCAGCTTACCCCTTCGGCTCtcagcggaaacggaagtttGCATACTGCGAGCACCGGAACTGGGACCTCCGATACCGAAGACGAAGGCTCCACGCCCAGTGCCGAAAATGCCGAGCGGTCGCTGGCCTCGACGTTGGGTGGCAGCTCGGAAAATCTGCCCCAGACCAGCACCAACAGCTTCCTGCACGCCGCCTTGCCGGAGGGACCGGGACTAACAACGCCAATGGAAAGGGGTGGCAGCA GTCGCCGCAGCATCAGCGCCAAGCACAATACGGAGAATGGGAAAAGCGTGGCCGCGCCGCCCACCATCACCAAGTCGTATACAAGCACCAAAAaggaggagctgctgcagGTCATCAACAAGGTCAAGCAGCAGCTGGAGAAT GTAGGCCATAGACCCCTCCGGGGAAGCCATAGCATATCGGACCTGAGTCTGGCAGCCAACTTGGATGGATCGAGGAATGCGGGCGGAGGACCAGGACGTTACACGAAGCCAG GCAATCCCAAAACGCTCAATCCCATGCCCATCGAGGAGTCCTCCATACGCCGCGCCTGCTCGCTGAGCGACCTGCACATGGGCAACTTTGGCAAGC CTGGAAAATCGCAGAATGGCACTCCACAGAAGCCGCAGGTCCAGCACCGAAATGGAAACGTCTCGCGATCGGCCAGCAAAAGGAACAGTTTGCAGGGCAAAACTGGGCTGGGTGCCTCCAGCAACTCCATGAACGTTCTCAATCAGGGC AGCGACTCGGAACCCGAGGACAGCAACCGCTTGCGAAGTGCCAGCAACGGGCAGGGACGCAGCAACGGACCCATTG CTGCGAATCGCCAGTACAGCAACAAGATTAACAATGTTAACAACAATCGGCGAAAGACGCCAAACTTTAGCAGTG CCACGCCCATGCAGGACGACTCCAGCTCCGAGGAGACGCCCAATAGCACTGTCAACAACAAGCCCATTGTGCCACCAAGGCCTAGGAACCTGGCCTTTGATCACAAAAGCAAACTGATGATCAACAACAGTGGCAGCCCCGGCGGAAATGCCAAGCAGAGGAGCGGAGTGACTTCCACTGAGGATTTCGAGGGCACAGATC CTGAAGCCCAAGTACACAATGTGATCAATAAACTTTATACAACCACACAAGCAGCTATGCAGCTGCATGCGAATCTGAAGAATACGCTGCTGCTGAAGGAACTGGAGAACGCCCTGATCATGTCCAGGAATATGCTAAGCAGCATCACCAATCG ACAAGCGGATAAGACGAACAACGGAGGCGGGGGATTAGGAGTGGGTGGTAGTGGGGGATTGAaccacgatcagctgaacgCTGACAACGGAGACTATCTGATGATGGTCAACAACTGTGCCGATCTTTTGAGCAATTTACGCACGAAGCACAAACCCGATGACTGTGAGAATAACTCCTAG